The genomic region GTAGTACTGATCGAAGCCCCATTCGCGGATGAGCGCGTGCACCTGGCGGCAGCCGCCGCAGCAGAACTGTTCGGCCTCGCCGGCCTGCAGCAGGGCCGCCGGCACCGGCGTGCCGCAGTGCGCGCACGCGGCCGGGGCCGCGGGAGCGGCCCCGTCGCCCGGGACCACGAGGGCGGGCGTCATGGCCGGGGCCCCTCCGCCGAGGCCGCGACCGGATCCGCCGATGCTGGCGCCGGATCGACCACGTCCATCCTCGCCGCGTGCACGAAGTGCAGGGCGCGTTGATGGGTGTCGAGCCGGAACTCCCAGGCGCCCGGCTCGTCCACCCGCACGAGCGTCCGGTAACGGCCGGCCTCGGCCGGCAGCTCCACGAGCTCCCCGCGCTGGTTCAGACGCGCGTCGGCCGGCCGGACGGCGAGCAGCTGTCCGACCAGGCCCGACACGGGCTGGCCCGCGCGGTCGGCCACCACCACGTCCACCGGACGGGGCATGCCGGGCAGGTGCGGAACGCCGGCGGGCAGCTCGTACCGGACGGACCAGCCGAGCTGACGGCTCTCCTCCTGCACGGCCTCGTCGACGTCCCACGCGCGCGCGGCTTCGTAGTAGCCCCGAATCGGACGCGGCGTGTCGGGCCGCGTGGCCACGTACACCAGCACGCCGGACGCCACGACCGACATCGTCAGGTGCCCGCCGATGAAGATCGGCCAGCGGTACTCGGAGAGGACGCGCATCAGCTTCATGGCGTGGCTCCCGTACCGAACGGGCCGAGCAGCAGGAAGTCGATCTCCTTCCTGAAGCCGCGATCGGACGTGACCAGGTAGTGCACGGTCAGCTGACCGTTGCTGAAGAGCGCCCTGGGCACCGTGGTGACGGCGTTCACCGTGAGCACCTTCTCCGGCGTCACCACGACGGGCGACTCGCTGATGACCAGCGACGCCTCCGGCGGGCTCACCAGCGTCAGGGTGAACCGCTGCGTCTCGGGCAGCTGGTTCGTGAAGCGCACGCGCTGCTGGTTGGCGACCTCGCCGGTGTTCAGCAGCCGGTACGGCTCGCGCCCACCGCGCACGATCTCCACCAGCGCGTCGGCGCGGGTGAAGACGAGGACGCCCAGCGTGCCCCAGGCGACGAGCATCATCCCGAGGTAGGCGAGGTTGCGCGGCCGCCACAGGTGGCGGGTCGCGCCCTGCTGCTCGCGCTCGGACGTGAACTTGATGAGGCCGGTCGGGCGGCCGAGCTTGATCATCACCTCGTCGCAGGCGTCCACGCACTGCGCCGTCCCGATGCACTCCACCTGCAGGCCGCGACGGATGTCCACGCCGGTCGGGCACGCGCTCACACAGGCGCCGCAGTCGATGCAGGCGCCGGCGCCCGGGAGGAGCTCGCGCGCCCGGGTGCGGGGCTCGCCCCGGTCGGTGTCGTACGCGACGAGGATCGTGTCCTTGTCGGTCAGCACGTTCTGCAGCCGCCCGTAGGGGCAGGCGATCGTGCACATCTGGTCGCGGAACCAGCCGAAGTCGAAGACGATGAGCGCCGTGACGAAGGCGATGGTGAAGAGCGCGCCCGTCCACTGCTGCGGCGCGTGGAGCAGGCCCGGCGCGAGCGCGGCCCAGCCCGTGAAGTAGGCGACGAAGTTCGTGGCCATCGCCAGGCCCACCAGCAGGAAGAGCGCCCACTTCGTGGCCTTGATCGCGGCCTTGCGCGCCGACATCGGCTCCTTGTTGAGCCGCCGCTGGTTCGTCGGTCCGCCTTCGACGAGCGCCTCGATCGGGCGGAACAGGAACTCCAGGTACACCGTCTGCGGGCAGCCGAAGCCGCACCAGATGCGCCCGAACGTGGATCCCACGAAGAACACCGTCACCACCACGCCGAAGCCGAAGGCGGCGAGGAGCAGGTTGTCGGTCGGGTGGAACGTGGTGCCGAACAGGTGGAACCGCCGGGTTGCCAGGTCGAGGAACACGGCCGGGTTGCCGCCGATGGGGATGAGGGGCAGCGCGAAGAACAGCGCCATCAGGCCGTAGGCGATGCCGCGGCGGATCTTCCAGTAGTGGCCCTTGCGGACCACCGGGTGCATGAACTTCCGCGAGCCGTCCGCGGAGATGCTGTACAGCAGCTCTTCCGGCGGCGCCACCTCGTAGATGCGCTCGTGCCCCGCCGGCGCGCCAGGCGCCGGGCCGGTGTCCCGCGGATGGGCGGCAGCAGCCATCTCACCTCCCGGGGAGGGGCTCCGGGGTGAACGGGTCGCCTTCCGGCGCACGCGGGTTGGAGGGATTCGTGCCCTGGATGCTGCGCACGAAGGAGACGACGGCGGCCAGTTCGTCGGGGCGCAGGGCGCGGCCCCAGGGCGGCATGCCCTTGGCCGGCCAGCCCTTGGCGACGCTCTGGAAGATCTGCTCGACCGATCCCCCGTGGATCCAGCGCTCGTCGGTGAGGTTCGGTCCGATGAGCCCTTGCGCTTCAGGCCCGTGGCAGGGCGAACAGGAGCGGGCGAACCGCGAGGCGCCCGCGTCCACGATCGCCGGGCTGACGGCGCCCGCCAGCAGGTCCGCCGGCTTCGGCGGCACGAGCGGGTTGGCGTCGAAGTACGCCTGGACGTCGGCGACCGTCTGCGTGGTCTGCTGGCGGTACTCCGCGTCCATCGTGCCCTCGCCGAAGCTGAGGGCGTAGAACATCAGGTAGCCCGCCGAGAAGATGAGCGAGCCCCACCAGATGGCCATGAGCCATCCCGGCATCGGGTTGTCGTACTCCTTGATGCCGTCGATGTCGTGCAGGACCTTGTCTTCGTACTGTGCCATGGCGCAGTCGCCTCATCCCTGGGAAGTGGCGTCGATTCGGGTGCCCCGGCGGGGACCCGGGTCGTCGTCGAGCGCCATGCGCGCATGGGTCTCGAGATCCTCGGGCTTGGCCAGGAACACGCGGACGGCGACCACCGCGTAGACCACGACGAAGAACAGCAGCGACACGACGGCCAGGAACGTCGACGTGCTGGTGGCGAGGTCCGGCAGCATGGCTACCTCGCGGGACCGTGGGCCGACGCCCGGGTGGGGGCTGCCGGCGGGTCAGCCGGCCGGGCCGCCCGCGCGGCGGGCGGCGCCTGGGGACGTGGGGGCGCGGCGGCCGCCGTGGGCGTGGCCGCGGGCGCCGCGGCAGGCGACGGCGCGAGCGTGGCGGCATAGGGCGCCTGCGCCTGCGGCCGCTTCCAGCGGATGTCGGTGCCCAGGCGCTGGAGGTACGCGGTGAGCGCCACGATCTCCTTGTCGGCGAGTCCGGTCGGGCCCTGCTGCGCCTCCACCTCGGTCGCGATGGCCGTGGCCTGCGTCTGCATGGCGGTCACCGCCGTGTCGATCTCGCCGTCGGTGTAGGGCACGCCGACCGACCGGAGCGCCCGCATCTTCGACCCGATGAGCGCGGTGTCGAACGCGTCGGTCAGCAGGTGCGGATAGGCCGGCATGATCGAGCCGGGCGTCGTCGAGCTCGGCTGCTGCATGTGCCGGACGTGCCACAGCGACGGGTACTTGCCGCCGACGCGGTGCAGGTCGGGCCCCGTGCGCTTCGAGCCCCACTGGAACGGATGGTCGTACACGTACTCGCCCGCCTTCGAGTACTCGCCGTAGCGCTCGGTCTCGTAGGTGAACGGACGGACCATCTGCGAGTGGCAGTTGTAGCAGCCCTCCCGGATGTAGATGTCGCGACCGACGACCTCGAGCGGCGTGTACGGGTGGACGCTGGCGATCTCCTTCACGTTCGACTTGTTGAAGAACATCGGGATCGCCTCGACGAGCGAGCCGACCGCCAGCGCGAGGGCCGTGAGCACCGTGAACGTCACCATGCGGCCTTCGAGCACGCGGTGGAAGCCGTGCCGCATCTCGTGCTGCAGCCGGTAGAAGGCGTGGTCGTAGGTGTTGGCGGGCGTGACCGCGCCGGGGACCGCCAGGTCCCGGACGAGCGGCGGCGCCACCACCTCGGGCTCGACCGCGTAGTCCGCGGGCGCGCTCTTGACCGTCTTGAAGATGTTCCAGCAGAAGACGAGCAACCCCCCGAAGAAGAGGAGTCCCGAGACCAGCCGCACCCAATACATGGGCACGATGCGGACGACGGTCTCGATGAAGTCGGGATAGACCAGCCGGCCGTCGGCCTCGAACGCGCGCCACATCGCCCACTGCGTGATGCCGGCCACCCACATGGACACCTGGTAGCCGATGAGGCCGACCGTGGCCACCCAGAAGTGGAGCGTCGCGAGCCGCTGCGAGTACAGCGGCGTCTTCCACAGCCGCGGCACGACCCAGTACAGGATGCCGAACGAGAGGAAGGCGTTCCAGCCGAGCGCGCCGGCGTGCACGTGGCCGATCGTCCAGTCGGTGAAGTGCGAGACCGCGTTGACCGACTTGATCGACATCATCGGCCCTTCGAAGGTCGACATGCCGTAGTAGGTGACGGCCACCACCATGAACTTCAGGATGGGGTCCTCGCGCAGCTTGTGCCAGGCGCCGCGCAACGTGAAGAAGCCGTTCACCATGCCGCCCCAGGACGGCATCCAGAGGATCAGCGAGAAGAGCATCCCGAGCGTGGACGCCCATTCCGGCACGGCGGAGTAGTGGAGGTGGTGCGGTCCGGCCCAGATGTAGACGAAGACCAGCGACCAGAAGTGCATGATCGACAGCCGGTAGCTGAACACCGGCCGTTCGGCCGCTTTCGGCAGGTAGTAGTACATCAGGCCGAGGAACGGGGTCGTCAGGAAGAAGGCGACCGCGTTGTGCCCGTACCACCACTGCATGAGGGCGTCCTTCACCCCTGCGTAGGCGGAATAGCTGCCCAGCCACGAGTAGGGCATCGCCATGCTGTTGCCGATGTGCAGGATGGCGACGGCGACGATGGTGGCGATGTAGAACCAGATCGCCACGTAGATGTGCTTCTCGCGGCGGATGGCCAGCGTGCCGAAGAAGTTGACCGCGAAGGTCACCCAGAGGACGGCGATGACGATGTCGAGCACCCAGGGCAGCTCGGCGTATTCCTTCGCCTGCGTCGTGCCCGTGACCAGGGCGACGGCGGCCGCCACGATGAGCAGCTGCCAGCCCCAGAAATGGATCTTCGACAGCGTGTCGCTGAAGAGACGCGTCTTCAGCAGGCGCTGCATCGAGTGGTACGTGCCGCCGAAGATCATGTTGCCGCAGAACGCGAAGATCACGGCGTTCGTGTGCAGCGGCCGCAGGCGCCCGAACGTCAGGTACGGCGCCAGGTTCAACGCCGGCATGAAGAGCATCGCGGCGATGAGCACGCCCACCAGCATGCCGACCGCGGCCCAGACGACGGCCGCCAGGAAGAACAGCCGCGGCGTCCGGTCATCGTAACGAACGGTGTCACTCATCGCAGGCCCCGCCCGACCTTCGGCACGCGCAGTTCCCCCCTGCAACGGCGCAAACAGGTCTCTCCCTGCCGCAGCGCAAGCATCGTTCCAGTCCGCTTGTGCGATGTTTCACGAGGTCGCGGGCACCCCTTGGGCCGGGAGCCGCCGGCCCGGGGAATACCCGGGGCGGAGTGGGGAATTGCCCGCACGGCGGCGTCCGGCGTGCCGCGTTTGGAGGGAATTGGCGACCATGTTGGTCGCCTACGCCCCCTGGCGAGGCGCCCGCGGCGGAGCGACGTCTCCCGCTTCCCCCGTCGACGGCGCGGCCGGCCGGCCGGTCCCGTCGGCGCCCGGCGCGGCTGCCGCGCCCTCGGCCGCCAGGCGCCGGCGCTGCCATGGCAGGTCGTGCCGGTACGCGGCCGCGTCGCCGTAGTCGAAGAAGCGGTGATACCGCCCGTGGGGAGCGGGGACGGGGCGCGCGTGCTTGATCGGGCACCAGTACTGCTCGGTGCGCGCGGCCACTTCGCGCACGTAGGCGAACAGGCCGTTCGCGTACGTGCAGAAGGTGCAGTTCGCCTTCTCGATGGCGTTCAGGTACCGGAGCTTGTGGCGGTCCAACGGGAAGTAGGCGGCGCGCGGCACGCGCGGGAGGCCGTAGGCCGGGAAACAGATCCACTGGTACAGCCACACCCACAGGTCGAGGAGCGCCAGCGGCACCAGCAGCGAGTAGATGATGGGCGCCGTGAGCAGGCTGAGCGGATGCGCCCCCAGCAGGTACTCCGGGACGCCCTGCCGGAAGCGCGCATGGAGTTCCCGCATCTCCCGGTCGAACTCGACCCGCCCGCGACGGACGCGGTACCGCCACCGCCGCCGCTGCTGGCGCGCGCCGCGCGCCAGGTCGCGCCGCAGGGCGTCGAGGCGGCGCGCCGTGCGATCGGCGTCGACGCCGCCCGCCCCGCCGCCGGAACCGGCGGGGCCGACCGTCGCGGGCCTCGGCGTCATCGCGTCGGCCCCCGCGTCAGGCTGACGTTGAGCGGCGTGGTCTCGCCGTCGCGCACGTCGACGGTGGTCGCAAACGCACGGAAGCCCGGCGCAGACACCTCGATCCTGTGCGCGCCGACCGGCAGCTGCAGATCGTAGCTTCCGGGCTCGGAACTCACCCACCGCGCGCCGTCGACGGCGACCGTGGCGGTGCCCGGCTGCACGAGGAGCTCCAGCGTGCCGACGGCGACGCTCACCGGCGTGGCGCCCGGTGGCGGGGCGATCGGCGGCATGCCGGTCGGCGACGTGTAGGTCCCGTCCGGCGGCGGCGGCACCGGCGGCGCCACCTCCGGACGGCGGCTGGCCTCACCCGGTGGCAGCCGCATCATGTCGTGATGGACGGTGAAGGAGGATCCGGGCCGCAGGTACACGCTGTAGTCGGCGGTCTCGAAGCCCTCGAGGTAGAGCGTGAGGCGATGGCCGCCCGGCGGCAGGGGCAGGCGCTGGAAGATGCCGTCGAAGTCGTCGACGATGCCTGCGTAGAAGCCGTCCACGTAGACGGCGGCGCCGCGCTCACGGCAGTCGATGCGCACCTCGGCCCGGCTGTCGAACACGGGGAAGTACCAGTAGGGGTACGCCGGACGCGGCCACCACGGATACGGCCCGAAGAACGGGTCGTAGAAGTAGCCGCCGATGAACACGAAGGACCCGCGCGACGACGGCACCCGCGGAGGCGGAGGGGCCGGACGGCGTGGCTGTGGCGCGCGTCGATCGCGCGCCTGTTCGAGGACGGGGGGCGAGCCGTGGGTCGTCGTGGCGGCGGCGCCCGAGGGCACGGTCGCCGCGACGACCGCCCACGCGGCCGCCATCAGTGCTGCCCGAATGGTCGGAGTCATGGCACTACCACTCCCGGTGCGTGAACGCACCGCGCAAGCGCCGGCGGCTACGCTCGAGAACCGCAAGCGGCGTGCCACGAAACAGCCGCGCGGGGCCGGCACCGCGCCGCCGGCGGTCGACGCTCCCACGGGATGCTGGGGAAATGGACGCGGAGGAGGGGGAGGCCGGTCGCCCAGGCGTCGGGCGGGCGCGCCCGGCGGTTCAGGCGCGGCCCGGCGCCGAGGTCACCAGACCCGAACGCCCGAGGCGGCCAGGCCCACTTTCGTGAGCGCCTTCCAGGCGTCCAGGTCGCCTGGACAGTGGGTGAGCCGGCGGAGCGCCAGGCGGGCGGCGAGCCACCACTGCGACGTCCGGCCGGCCTCGTGCGCCACGACGGTGAGCGCCCCGGCGAGCGCCCGATCGCGCAGGTGGGGCAGGTGGCGCGCGGCGCCGCCGTCGGAGAACGCCTCCTCGATCACGGCCAGGTGCTCGGGCTCCATGATCGTGAGGTTGCGCGAGATGCCGGTCGGCGAGACCCTGTAGCGCACGAGCGGGTGGCCGACGAACTGGACGTCGTGCGCCGCCGCGATCCTCAGCCACAGGGGCCAGTCGTGCACGACGCGCAGCGCTTCGGGGAACCCGCCGGCCTCGGCCAGCACGTCGCGGCGGACGAGCACCGACGACAGCGTGATGACGTTGTTCAGCACCAGCGCCTCGAGGATGGCGCCGGACGGACACGGCGCGATCGCCGAGACCCGCCGCTCCGTCAGGCCGTCCACGATCCACGCGTCGGTGTAGGACATCGGCCGGCCCTGCTGGCCCGCCGACTGCCGCTCGAGCTTGTCCGGGACCCACTCGTCGTCCGCGTCGAGGAACGCGATCCACGGCGCGGTGGTGTTCGCGATGCCGACGTTGCGGGCGGCGGCGGCCCCGCGGTTCGGGAGGCTGATGACGCGCGCGCCGCAGGTGGACGCCACGCGCGCCGTGTCGTCGGTGGAGCCGTCGTCCACGACGACCACCTCGCGCGCCGGCAGCGTCTGCGCGTACACGGAGCGCAGCGTGTCGCCGATGGTGGCGGCCGCGTTGAACGCCGGGATCACCACGGCGATGTCGCGCGGCGCCTCCGGTGTCCCGCGCACGGCCGGCGGGCGGGCCGCCCCCGCGCCGGTGCCGCCGGGGCGCGCGCCCCGCGGCGGGCGTGCCGTACTCCGACGAACGGCAGGCTGCCGCGCGAGCGGCTCGATGATTCCGTGACTCGCCATAGCCCGACCGTGCCATCCCTGCCTGCCGCGGCGTCATCCCGCGTCGCCCGGTGCCTGAATCGGCACGGCGGTGCGCCGGCCCCTTCGCGGCGGCGCGTGGGGCTCCCCGGAGATATCGGCAGCAGCCCTCGCCGCCCTGAATGGCCGAGCCGCGCGCCCGCCGACCGCCGGTCGCGAGATTTCGCGTGAGTCGGCGAATTGTCGTAACCCGGCGCGGTTGAGGCGGACGAGCGATCCTGTCCGCGTTGCGTCGAGGAACGGGACGTCATCGGTACGGACCTTGCGCATGCACCGAGCTTCATCCGTGCGACGGCCGTCGTCGGACCACGACGGCCCGAGCTCCCCGGACAACCCGCATCACGGAGGCGCCAGTGGACCTGCAACGCGTGCTCGCTCGAACCCTCGACGTCGTGGGCTCGTTCCTGCCCAACCTTCTCGGCGCGCTGGCAATCCTGATCGTCGGCTGGATCGTGGCGCTTGCCATCGCCGGGCTGGTGCGCGCGATCCTGAAGCGGACCTCCGTGGACAACCGGCTGGCGACGTTCGTCACCGGTCGCGACTCGTTCGCGGGGATGTCGGTGGAGCGCGCCACCGCCAAGGTCGGCTTCTACGTGGCGATGCTCTTCGTGCTGGTGGCGTTTTTCCAGGCGCTGGGCCTGACCATGGTCAGCGATCCCTTGAACGCGTTCCTGCTGCGCCTCGGCGCGTTCGCGCCGCAACTGCTGGGCGCGCTGCTGCTGACGGGCGTGGCGCTCCTGACGGCCACCGTCGTGAGCACGGTCGTGCGCCGCGGACTGAGCGGCATCGGCGTCGACCGCTGGCTCGCCGAACCGGACCAGGCCCCCGGCATGAGCGCCGGCTTCGCGAGAGCCATGTACTGGCTCGTGCTGCTGCTCTTCCTGCCCGGCATCCTGGGCGCGCTCGCGCTCGACGGCATGCTCGACCCGGTACGCGCCATGACGGGCGAGATGCTCGCGTTCCTGCCGAACCTGATCGGCGCGGGCCTGGTGCTCCTGGTCGGCTGGTTCGCGGCGGCCCTCGTGGCGCGGATCGTCACCAA from Vicinamibacterales bacterium harbors:
- the ccoN gene encoding cytochrome-c oxidase, cbb3-type subunit I produces the protein MSDTVRYDDRTPRLFFLAAVVWAAVGMLVGVLIAAMLFMPALNLAPYLTFGRLRPLHTNAVIFAFCGNMIFGGTYHSMQRLLKTRLFSDTLSKIHFWGWQLLIVAAAVALVTGTTQAKEYAELPWVLDIVIAVLWVTFAVNFFGTLAIRREKHIYVAIWFYIATIVAVAILHIGNSMAMPYSWLGSYSAYAGVKDALMQWWYGHNAVAFFLTTPFLGLMYYYLPKAAERPVFSYRLSIMHFWSLVFVYIWAGPHHLHYSAVPEWASTLGMLFSLILWMPSWGGMVNGFFTLRGAWHKLREDPILKFMVVAVTYYGMSTFEGPMMSIKSVNAVSHFTDWTIGHVHAGALGWNAFLSFGILYWVVPRLWKTPLYSQRLATLHFWVATVGLIGYQVSMWVAGITQWAMWRAFEADGRLVYPDFIETVVRIVPMYWVRLVSGLLFFGGLLVFCWNIFKTVKSAPADYAVEPEVVAPPLVRDLAVPGAVTPANTYDHAFYRLQHEMRHGFHRVLEGRMVTFTVLTALALAVGSLVEAIPMFFNKSNVKEIASVHPYTPLEVVGRDIYIREGCYNCHSQMVRPFTYETERYGEYSKAGEYVYDHPFQWGSKRTGPDLHRVGGKYPSLWHVRHMQQPSSTTPGSIMPAYPHLLTDAFDTALIGSKMRALRSVGVPYTDGEIDTAVTAMQTQATAIATEVEAQQGPTGLADKEIVALTAYLQRLGTDIRWKRPQAQAPYAATLAPSPAAAPAATPTAAAAPPRPQAPPAARAARPADPPAAPTRASAHGPAR
- a CDS encoding PEGA domain-containing protein, translated to MTPTIRAALMAAAWAVVAATVPSGAAATTTHGSPPVLEQARDRRAPQPRRPAPPPPRVPSSRGSFVFIGGYFYDPFFGPYPWWPRPAYPYWYFPVFDSRAEVRIDCRERGAAVYVDGFYAGIVDDFDGIFQRLPLPPGGHRLTLYLEGFETADYSVYLRPGSSFTVHHDMMRLPPGEASRRPEVAPPVPPPPDGTYTSPTGMPPIAPPPGATPVSVAVGTLELLVQPGTATVAVDGARWVSSEPGSYDLQLPVGAHRIEVSAPGFRAFATTVDVRDGETTPLNVSLTRGPTR
- a CDS encoding c-type cytochrome is translated as MAQYEDKVLHDIDGIKEYDNPMPGWLMAIWWGSLIFSAGYLMFYALSFGEGTMDAEYRQQTTQTVADVQAYFDANPLVPPKPADLLAGAVSPAIVDAGASRFARSCSPCHGPEAQGLIGPNLTDERWIHGGSVEQIFQSVAKGWPAKGMPPWGRALRPDELAAVVSFVRSIQGTNPSNPRAPEGDPFTPEPLPGR
- the ccoG gene encoding cytochrome c oxidase accessory protein CcoG, whose amino-acid sequence is MAAAAHPRDTGPAPGAPAGHERIYEVAPPEELLYSISADGSRKFMHPVVRKGHYWKIRRGIAYGLMALFFALPLIPIGGNPAVFLDLATRRFHLFGTTFHPTDNLLLAAFGFGVVVTVFFVGSTFGRIWCGFGCPQTVYLEFLFRPIEALVEGGPTNQRRLNKEPMSARKAAIKATKWALFLLVGLAMATNFVAYFTGWAALAPGLLHAPQQWTGALFTIAFVTALIVFDFGWFRDQMCTIACPYGRLQNVLTDKDTILVAYDTDRGEPRTRARELLPGAGACIDCGACVSACPTGVDIRRGLQVECIGTAQCVDACDEVMIKLGRPTGLIKFTSEREQQGATRHLWRPRNLAYLGMMLVAWGTLGVLVFTRADALVEIVRGGREPYRLLNTGEVANQQRVRFTNQLPETQRFTLTLVSPPEASLVISESPVVVTPEKVLTVNAVTTVPRALFSNGQLTVHYLVTSDRGFRKEIDFLLLGPFGTGATP
- a CDS encoding glycosyltransferase family A protein, whose translation is MRGTPEAPRDIAVVIPAFNAAATIGDTLRSVYAQTLPAREVVVVDDGSTDDTARVASTCGARVISLPNRGAAAARNVGIANTTAPWIAFLDADDEWVPDKLERQSAGQQGRPMSYTDAWIVDGLTERRVSAIAPCPSGAILEALVLNNVITLSSVLVRRDVLAEAGGFPEALRVVHDWPLWLRIAAAHDVQFVGHPLVRYRVSPTGISRNLTIMEPEHLAVIEEAFSDGGAARHLPHLRDRALAGALTVVAHEAGRTSQWWLAARLALRRLTHCPGDLDAWKALTKVGLAASGVRVW
- a CDS encoding FixH family protein, with the protein product MKLMRVLSEYRWPIFIGGHLTMSVVASGVLVYVATRPDTPRPIRGYYEAARAWDVDEAVQEESRQLGWSVRYELPAGVPHLPGMPRPVDVVVADRAGQPVSGLVGQLLAVRPADARLNQRGELVELPAEAGRYRTLVRVDEPGAWEFRLDTHQRALHFVHAARMDVVDPAPASADPVAASAEGPRP